The following coding sequences are from one Ruminococcus flavefaciens AE3010 window:
- the rpsL gene encoding 30S ribosomal protein S12: MPTFNQLVRKGRKDLETKSTAPALQKGYNAKKKTQIDLSSPQKRGVCTAVRTATPKKPNSAMRKIARVKLTNGYEVTSYIPGIGHNLQEHSVVLIRGGRVKDLPGVRYHIIRGTLDAQGVANRNQARSKYGAKKPKQK; this comes from the coding sequence ATGCCTACATTTAACCAGCTCGTTCGTAAGGGCAGAAAGGACCTTGAGACAAAGTCTACAGCTCCTGCTCTCCAGAAGGGTTACAATGCAAAGAAGAAGACACAGATCGACCTCAGCTCACCTCAGAAGAGAGGCGTTTGCACAGCTGTAAGAACTGCTACACCTAAGAAGCCTAACTCAGCTATGAGAAAGATCGCCAGAGTTAAGCTCACAAACGGCTACGAAGTAACATCTTACATCCCGGGTATCGGTCACAATCTTCAGGAGCACAGCGTCGTTCTCATCAGAGGCGGACGTGTTAAGGATCTCCCCGGTGTGCGTTACCACATCATCAGAGGTACTCTCGATGCTCAGGGCGTTGCAAACCGTAATCAGGCTCGTTCCAAGTACGGTGCCAAGAAGCCTAAGCAGAAGTAA
- a CDS encoding leucine-rich repeat protein, which produces MKRILAAVMAAVISLSAGVSAPCTVSAAVAPQMTVIDGSRVGESGKCGDNAEWKYENGKLTITGYGNMDNWEMSDDTPWSKFKKQISSAEIDGRITSVGACAFADTPNLRSITIPSGVTKIGRGAFDTCPGLGSVDVPAACTSIGMGAFRNCSSLQKVTIRNKDCDINLDKETISSRAGNGTASYNGVIEGYSGSTAESYAKKYGYRFNSLGNAPSTPVTSAMTTAPKTTTTTKKPTTTTTTTTTTTTTTKKPTTTTTTTTTTTTSTTTTTTTTAPYVVSVSAKLDIGSYPTKTVYTVGEELDLDGGILLRSYREFYSDGSYKDTVLEPLRMDQASYRKNFVNISKSDFDSSTAGTKPISVYYYVADSVADAYFNVEVKQPVTTTTTTTTTTTTTTTSTTTSTTTTTEPYVVSVSAKLDIGNLPYKTTYTIGEELDLDGGTLLRSYREFYSDGSYKDVVLEPLRMDQASYRRNQVNISRSDFDSSKAGSKPISVTYYYQDSIAYAEFNVEVNPPVITTSTTVEEIITTTTTARDDRFTARVEIMELPYKVIYTVGEQLQLAGMRVNVYHTHGDEETLINKNEEIIAFPEKYEVTDYDSTVIGPQRLKLRYKVYNEAVSEWVTASADFDVMVEDTTATTTVTTTTITTTTTEPLIYELEVKIVEEPKKLEYNQYDEVIDLYGMKIDFWRVDQYGNREQLLDDCLIEQMPYGYSYSVMDLNKADVGFQRITVLVYAADADSVNYKDVAGWDTFYIRYEPVSTTTTTTTKVTTTGIIPRTTSTTAKTVTTTSKPKTTTTTKVTTTTAPVTTTTAPVQPPKVKLGDVDKDGKVNAVDASYILTEYASTSTGHKSSFDPEKREAADVNSDGKVNAVDASNVLAYYAYRGSGGTIADMREWLK; this is translated from the coding sequence ATGAAGAGAATATTAGCCGCTGTTATGGCGGCAGTCATAAGTTTGTCGGCAGGTGTTTCCGCTCCTTGTACTGTATCTGCGGCAGTTGCTCCTCAGATGACGGTAATTGACGGCAGCAGGGTAGGAGAGTCGGGAAAATGCGGCGACAACGCTGAATGGAAATACGAAAACGGAAAGCTCACCATAACAGGCTACGGCAATATGGATAACTGGGAAATGAGCGATGATACGCCGTGGAGCAAGTTCAAAAAGCAGATAAGCTCCGCGGAGATAGACGGCAGGATAACCTCTGTCGGAGCCTGTGCCTTTGCGGATACTCCCAATCTCAGGTCCATAACTATCCCGTCGGGAGTGACGAAGATAGGAAGAGGCGCATTCGATACCTGTCCGGGACTTGGCAGCGTTGATGTGCCTGCGGCTTGTACAAGCATAGGTATGGGCGCTTTCAGGAACTGCTCGTCCCTGCAAAAGGTGACCATACGCAATAAGGACTGCGATATCAATCTTGATAAGGAGACTATCAGCAGCCGCGCAGGCAACGGCACCGCGTCCTATAACGGCGTTATAGAGGGCTACAGCGGTTCTACGGCTGAGTCCTACGCCAAAAAGTACGGTTACAGGTTCAATTCTCTGGGCAATGCTCCCTCCACGCCTGTAACGTCTGCTATGACGACTGCACCAAAGACCACCACAACTACCAAAAAGCCTACCACGACCACCACCACCACAACAACTACTACTACGACTACTAAAAAGCCTACCACCACTACCACCACAACGACCACGACCACTACATCGACAACAACGACAACTACCACGACAGCTCCTTATGTGGTAAGTGTCAGCGCAAAGCTTGATATCGGCAGCTATCCCACAAAGACTGTCTATACCGTAGGTGAGGAGCTTGACCTTGACGGCGGTATCCTCCTGCGCTCCTACAGGGAGTTCTACAGTGACGGAAGCTACAAGGATACTGTACTTGAGCCCCTAAGAATGGATCAGGCTTCGTACAGAAAAAACTTCGTGAATATCAGCAAATCGGACTTTGACAGCAGTACAGCGGGTACTAAGCCCATATCTGTATACTACTACGTGGCAGATTCCGTTGCCGATGCATATTTCAATGTGGAGGTCAAACAGCCTGTCACGACGACTACTACTACCACAACAACTACCACGACTACCACCACCTCCACTACAACTTCGACCACTACCACCACCGAGCCCTATGTTGTCAGCGTGAGCGCAAAGCTGGATATCGGCAACCTCCCATATAAGACCACCTATACCATAGGTGAGGAGCTCGACCTCGACGGCGGTACGCTCCTGCGTTCCTACAGGGAGTTCTACAGCGACGGCAGCTACAAGGACGTGGTGCTTGAGCCCCTCAGAATGGATCAGGCTTCATACAGAAGAAACCAGGTAAATATCAGCAGATCAGACTTTGACAGCAGCAAGGCAGGCTCAAAGCCGATCTCTGTAACCTACTATTATCAGGATTCTATTGCTTATGCCGAGTTCAATGTGGAGGTAAATCCACCTGTGATAACCACTTCCACTACTGTTGAGGAGATAATCACTACAACAACTACTGCCCGTGATGACAGATTCACCGCAAGAGTTGAGATAATGGAGCTCCCATACAAGGTGATATACACCGTGGGCGAGCAGCTCCAGCTGGCGGGAATGAGGGTAAATGTATATCATACCCACGGCGATGAAGAGACTCTCATAAACAAGAATGAAGAGATAATCGCTTTTCCCGAGAAGTATGAGGTAACGGATTACGACAGCACTGTAATAGGGCCTCAGCGTCTGAAGCTCCGGTATAAGGTGTATAACGAAGCTGTATCTGAGTGGGTAACGGCTTCTGCGGACTTTGATGTTATGGTCGAGGATACAACTGCTACGACTACAGTAACAACAACAACCATCACAACTACCACCACTGAGCCCCTTATTTACGAACTCGAAGTGAAAATTGTCGAGGAGCCCAAGAAGCTTGAGTACAACCAGTACGACGAAGTTATCGACCTGTACGGAATGAAGATAGACTTCTGGCGCGTCGATCAGTACGGCAACAGAGAGCAGCTCCTGGATGATTGTCTGATCGAACAGATGCCCTATGGCTATAGTTATTCTGTAATGGATCTTAATAAGGCAGACGTCGGTTTTCAGCGTATAACCGTGTTGGTCTATGCCGCTGATGCTGATAGTGTGAATTATAAAGATGTCGCCGGCTGGGATACATTCTATATCAGGTATGAGCCTGTGAGCACGACCACGACTACAACGACCAAGGTAACGACCACAGGTATTATCCCAAGAACAACGTCAACTACGGCAAAAACTGTCACAACGACTTCAAAGCCTAAAACAACCACCACAACAAAGGTGACAACGACAACGGCACCTGTTACTACCACTACCGCTCCCGTACAGCCTCCCAAGGTAAAGCTGGGCGACGTTGATAAGGACGGAAAGGTAAACGCTGTTGACGCAAGCTATATCCTCACCGAGTACGCAAGCACCTCCACAGGACATAAATCAAGCTTTGACCCTGAAAAACGGGAGGCGGCAGACGTCAACTCCGACGGAAAGGTCAATGCGGTGGACGCTTCTAACGTACTTGCCTATTATGCTTACCGCGGAAGCGGCGGCACTATCGCAGATATGAGGGAGTGGCTGAAATAA
- a CDS encoding leucine-rich repeat protein gives MKKFVAAAVSAAICVGAVSAANVCAVTVDMGGISAYDSIVAASGSCGDNATWNYTDGKLTISGSGDMDNWEMSHNTPWSGMKKKITSVEISDGITRIGACAFADIPQLTSIKLPNSLKEISRGAFDSCSQLVSIDVPASCTKIGMGAFRNCSSLQKITIRNSSCDINLDKETISNVAGNGTASYSGVVECASGSTAEEFANKYGYRTAPIGSAPAVDTTTTTTTTTTTTTTTTTTTTTTTAVTTTTVTTTTHDPQIVYSMGDVDNNGAVNAVDASYVLTEYANTSTGKAASFNGPIFTIADVDKNKAINAVDASYILSYYAYTSTGTGVKKSFEDFMKQS, from the coding sequence ATGAAAAAATTTGTTGCTGCGGCTGTATCGGCTGCAATATGTGTGGGAGCTGTTTCTGCTGCAAATGTGTGCGCGGTCACAGTGGATATGGGCGGTATATCTGCCTATGACAGTATAGTGGCTGCGTCGGGCAGCTGCGGAGATAACGCAACATGGAACTATACGGACGGCAAGCTCACTATCTCTGGCTCGGGAGATATGGATAACTGGGAAATGAGCCATAATACGCCGTGGTCAGGTATGAAGAAGAAGATAACCTCTGTGGAGATAAGTGACGGCATAACAAGGATAGGTGCCTGCGCATTTGCCGATATCCCGCAGCTTACGTCCATAAAGCTGCCAAACAGCTTAAAGGAGATATCAAGAGGAGCTTTTGATTCCTGTTCTCAGCTTGTAAGCATTGACGTGCCTGCATCATGCACGAAAATAGGCATGGGCGCTTTCAGGAACTGTTCTTCCCTGCAAAAGATAACCATACGCAATAGCAGCTGCGATATCAATCTCGATAAGGAGACCATAAGCAATGTGGCAGGAAACGGCACTGCAAGCTACAGCGGCGTTGTCGAGTGCGCAAGCGGCTCTACAGCAGAGGAGTTTGCCAATAAGTACGGCTACAGGACAGCTCCTATCGGCAGTGCACCTGCTGTAGATACAACAACTACCACCACTACTACAACTACAACGACAACAACAACTACTACCACAACGACCACTACAACAGCTGTGACGACTACCACTGTTACTACCACAACTCATGATCCGCAGATAGTCTACAGTATGGGCGATGTTGACAATAACGGAGCTGTAAACGCTGTTGACGCCAGCTATGTCCTAACAGAGTATGCCAATACCTCTACAGGCAAGGCAGCAAGCTTTAACGGACCTATTTTCACTATAGCAGACGTTGACAAAAACAAGGCTATAAATGCGGTAGACGCAAGCTATATCCTCTCTTATTACGCATATACTTCAACAGGCACAGGTGTGAAGAAATCCTTTGAGGACTTCATGAAGCAGAGCTGA
- a CDS encoding TrkH family potassium uptake protein, protein MNYRMISYIMGQILKVVGLFMLLPIIVGFIYGEDHVVASFGIPFLITMAIGVGFTIIKPKNNQVYSMEGFVSVAASWITMSCIGALPFVISGEIPDYPSALFETVSGFTTTGATILDDVEVMTRSCLFWRAFTHWLGGMGVLMFVLAIMSSNDARTMHMMRAECAGPKVGRLVSKSSFSARILYGIYITLTVSEAILLLCGGMPLYDAVIHACSSAGTGGFSIWGDSIGHYDSVYIEMVVATFIILFGVNFNLYYYLIIKKFSMAYKNEEVRTYFGVIIAATAIIAINVHKLYDGVGDTLRHTFFMVASTITSAGFSTTDTAKWPVFSQTLLLMLMFVGSCAGSTGGGMKVSRIMILIKTGIKELKYITNPRAVSTVKMDGKPVEKDVVRGVSNYFILFIMLMCISVLLVTLNGFTIEESASAVITCMNNIGFGVGRFGPAGNLGGLNAFSKVVLCFDMLLGRLEIYPLIMLFVPRRR, encoded by the coding sequence ATGAATTACAGAATGATATCATACATTATGGGTCAGATACTGAAGGTCGTGGGACTTTTCATGCTGCTTCCCATAATTGTGGGCTTTATTTACGGGGAAGACCACGTTGTTGCTTCTTTCGGCATACCTTTCCTTATAACTATGGCGATAGGAGTTGGCTTTACTATCATAAAGCCGAAAAACAATCAGGTCTATTCTATGGAGGGCTTTGTCAGCGTTGCGGCTTCATGGATAACCATGTCCTGCATAGGCGCTCTGCCTTTCGTTATATCGGGGGAGATACCCGACTACCCAAGCGCTCTGTTCGAGACGGTTTCGGGCTTTACCACTACAGGTGCGACTATACTGGATGACGTTGAGGTAATGACGCGCTCATGCCTTTTCTGGAGAGCATTTACCCACTGGCTGGGCGGTATGGGAGTCCTCATGTTCGTGCTTGCCATAATGTCCAGCAACGATGCCCGTACAATGCACATGATGCGTGCGGAGTGCGCGGGACCCAAGGTGGGACGTCTGGTGTCGAAATCCAGCTTTTCTGCACGTATACTCTACGGAATATACATCACACTTACAGTTTCGGAGGCTATACTGCTGCTCTGCGGCGGCATGCCGCTGTATGACGCTGTTATACATGCCTGCTCTTCCGCAGGTACGGGCGGCTTCTCCATATGGGGAGACAGCATCGGTCACTACGACAGCGTATACATCGAAATGGTAGTGGCGACCTTTATCATACTCTTCGGCGTAAACTTCAACCTTTACTATTACCTCATAATAAAGAAGTTCTCAATGGCTTACAAGAATGAGGAGGTAAGGACCTATTTCGGAGTTATCATAGCTGCAACGGCTATTATCGCAATAAATGTCCACAAGCTCTATGACGGCGTGGGCGATACACTGAGGCATACCTTCTTTATGGTGGCTTCCACCATAACCTCGGCAGGCTTCTCCACTACGGATACGGCGAAATGGCCCGTATTCTCACAGACCCTGCTGCTGATGCTCATGTTCGTTGGCTCGTGTGCAGGCTCTACGGGCGGCGGCATGAAGGTATCCCGTATAATGATACTTATCAAGACAGGCATCAAGGAACTGAAATACATCACAAATCCCCGTGCGGTATCCACTGTCAAAATGGACGGCAAGCCCGTTGAAAAGGACGTGGTGCGCGGAGTAAGCAATTACTTTATACTGTTTATCATGCTCATGTGTATATCAGTCCTGCTGGTAACGCTCAACGGTTTCACCATTGAAGAATCTGCGTCTGCGGTAATAACATGTATGAACAATATCGGCTTCGGTGTGGGAAGATTCGGTCCTGCGGGAAATCTGGGCGGTCTCAACGCCTTCTCAAAGGTAGTTCTCTGCTTTGATATGCTTCTGGGACGTCTGGAGATATACCCACTTATAATGCTTTTCGTTCCGAGAAGAAGATGA
- the trkA gene encoding Trk system potassium transporter TrkA — MDIIIVGCGKVGSALAEVLSDEHNVTIIDKKESLVEAASNDFDVMGIVGNCLQTEVLEEANVAKANIIIAVTASDEVNILSCLIAKRMGARHCIARVRSPEFDKQLVFMREELGISMMVNPDYNAANEIAKVLRYPEAINIESFAKGRVDLAEIRITSGSILDGVALSQLSRRMRLDVLICAVQRGEELTIPNGNFVLRAGDKIHMTASHSNMVKFFKSISAAYREKRVKSAVLIGGGRVAYHLAQQLIEMGVKVKIIEIDRDRCLELSDRLNKVDISCADGTDHDILEEERVYDADAVVTLTGIDEENILLSLLAKNNGVDKVVTKVNRMSLMQLSDTLDLDSIISPKTITVSQILQYVRAKQNSLGNNVTTLYRLVNDRLEAIEFVVRDKKDYVDVPLKKLKLRSGILIASIVRGNELIIPKGDDCLQVNDSVVVITTTKGMHDLSNIFD; from the coding sequence ATGGATATTATAATCGTAGGCTGCGGCAAGGTGGGAAGCGCTCTCGCCGAGGTCCTCAGCGATGAACACAATGTTACCATAATCGACAAAAAAGAATCTCTTGTTGAGGCTGCTTCAAACGACTTCGACGTAATGGGCATTGTAGGCAACTGCCTGCAGACTGAGGTGCTTGAGGAGGCTAATGTGGCTAAGGCGAATATCATCATTGCCGTTACAGCTTCCGACGAGGTAAACATTTTGTCATGCCTTATTGCCAAGAGAATGGGCGCACGTCACTGTATCGCCCGTGTCCGCAGTCCCGAATTTGACAAGCAGCTGGTATTCATGCGTGAGGAGCTTGGCATCAGCATGATGGTAAACCCCGACTATAACGCTGCCAATGAGATAGCAAAGGTGCTTCGCTATCCCGAGGCTATCAATATCGAGTCCTTTGCCAAGGGCAGAGTTGACCTTGCGGAGATACGTATAACCAGCGGCAGTATTCTTGACGGCGTGGCTCTCAGCCAGCTTTCAAGGCGTATGAGACTGGACGTGCTCATCTGCGCAGTTCAGCGCGGCGAGGAGCTCACTATCCCCAACGGTAATTTCGTGCTCCGTGCAGGAGATAAGATACACATGACCGCTTCTCACAGCAATATGGTCAAGTTCTTCAAGAGCATAAGTGCTGCTTACCGCGAAAAGCGCGTAAAATCCGCAGTTCTTATAGGCGGCGGACGAGTTGCCTATCATCTGGCACAGCAGCTCATCGAAATGGGCGTAAAGGTCAAGATCATCGAGATAGACCGTGACCGCTGTCTGGAGCTCTCCGACAGGCTCAACAAGGTGGATATCTCATGCGCTGACGGTACAGACCATGATATACTCGAGGAGGAGCGCGTTTACGACGCAGACGCCGTAGTCACTCTGACAGGTATCGACGAGGAGAATATACTTCTCTCACTTCTTGCCAAGAACAACGGCGTGGACAAGGTGGTCACCAAGGTAAACAGAATGTCCCTCATGCAGCTTTCGGACACTCTCGACCTTGACAGTATCATCTCGCCAAAGACTATAACAGTAAGCCAGATACTCCAGTATGTCCGTGCAAAACAGAACTCACTGGGAAACAACGTAACTACACTGTACCGACTTGTGAATGACAGACTGGAAGCTATAGAATTCGTTGTCCGCGACAAAAAGGACTACGTTGACGTTCCGCTGAAAAAGCTGAAGCTCAGGAGCGGTATCCTTATCGCAAGTATCGTAAGGGGCAACGAGCTCATTATCCCCAAGGGCGATGACTGCTTACAGGTAAACGACAGCGTTGTGGTAATAACCACTACTAAGGGTATGCACGACCTTAGCAATATCTTTGATTAA
- a CDS encoding HAD family hydrolase has product MNKLKGAIFDMDGLMIDTEKLYLKFWILSAKDFGYDMKPEHVYAIRSMARKYSIPKIKSFLGEDCPTEDIRAHRTELMRDYINEHGLEVKKGLFELLDYLRDNGIKMAVATATPRNRTTEYLQKIGAAEYFSAVICGDMVETGKPAPDIYLTAARELGIPPQECAAFEDSPNGIKAAYAAGCHPIMIPDMTPPDEEIKPMLAAVYDSLDMAVEYFERSREV; this is encoded by the coding sequence ATGAATAAACTCAAAGGCGCAATATTCGATATGGACGGTCTTATGATAGACACCGAGAAGCTCTATCTCAAATTCTGGATACTGTCGGCTAAGGACTTCGGCTACGACATGAAGCCCGAGCACGTCTACGCTATCCGCAGTATGGCGAGAAAATACTCCATACCCAAGATTAAGAGCTTTCTGGGCGAGGACTGTCCTACCGAGGATATAAGGGCTCACCGAACCGAGCTTATGCGTGATTACATAAACGAACACGGTCTTGAAGTAAAAAAAGGTCTGTTTGAGCTTCTGGACTATCTAAGGGACAATGGCATAAAAATGGCTGTGGCTACGGCTACTCCGCGGAACAGAACAACGGAATATCTGCAAAAGATAGGTGCTGCTGAGTACTTCTCGGCGGTCATATGCGGAGATATGGTGGAGACAGGAAAGCCTGCTCCCGATATATACCTGACAGCTGCAAGGGAGCTTGGTATCCCGCCGCAGGAGTGCGCCGCATTCGAGGATTCGCCAAACGGTATAAAGGCGGCATACGCAGCAGGCTGCCACCCCATAATGATACCCGATATGACGCCTCCCGACGAGGAGATAAAGCCCATGCTGGCGGCGGTCTATGACAGCCTTGACATGGCGGTGGAGTATTTTGAGAGGAGCAGGGAAGTATGA
- the glgA gene encoding glycogen synthase GlgA, with translation MNNILFAASECVPFIKTGGLADVVGALPQYIDKKNYDVRVIMPYYTCIPEKYRSEFKYVHHFYMDYGMRSEGVHVGIMEYEYNGITFYFVDNEYYFKCDTPYSSDLKWDIERFTFFCKAVLAIMPVIGFRPDIIHCHDWQASLIPVFLHTAFATNPFYSATKTVMTIHNLKFQGVWDIETFRFNTALPDYMFTSDKLEFHKDANMLKGGLVYADYITTVSETYAEEIKYPFYGEQLDGLLRARSASLRGILNGIDYKVFDPSNDDKIFASFNAKNFKSKKAENKTKLQEQLGLPVDKDKYMICIISRLTDQKGLDLVNYAMERICDENTQFVIIGTGDPKYENMFRHYQWKYPERVSANILYNDDLAHKLYAAADTVLMPSLFEPCGLTQLIALRYGTLPIVRETGGLKDTVTPYNEFDGTGNGFSFANFNGDEMLNAINYSKRVYYDYRKQWDAMVQRAMEQDFSWNSSARQYEGMYSWMINW, from the coding sequence ATGAATAATATACTGTTCGCCGCTTCAGAGTGCGTACCTTTTATAAAAACAGGCGGTCTTGCTGATGTAGTTGGCGCACTTCCGCAGTACATCGATAAAAAGAATTACGACGTAAGAGTTATTATGCCTTACTATACCTGCATACCCGAAAAGTACAGGAGCGAGTTCAAGTACGTTCACCATTTCTATATGGATTACGGCATGAGAAGCGAGGGGGTCCATGTCGGCATAATGGAGTATGAGTACAACGGCATCACGTTCTATTTCGTGGACAACGAGTATTACTTCAAGTGCGACACTCCATATTCATCTGACCTAAAATGGGACATCGAGAGATTCACATTCTTCTGCAAGGCTGTACTGGCTATCATGCCTGTTATAGGCTTCCGTCCCGACATCATACACTGCCACGACTGGCAGGCGTCACTTATCCCAGTGTTCCTGCACACGGCTTTTGCCACAAATCCGTTTTACAGTGCCACAAAGACTGTAATGACTATACACAACCTGAAATTCCAGGGCGTATGGGATATAGAAACTTTCAGATTCAACACGGCTCTGCCCGATTATATGTTCACATCGGATAAGCTGGAGTTCCACAAGGACGCAAATATGCTAAAGGGCGGTCTGGTCTATGCGGACTACATCACTACCGTGTCCGAGACCTACGCCGAGGAGATAAAGTACCCGTTCTACGGCGAACAGCTTGACGGACTTCTCCGTGCAAGATCGGCTTCACTGAGAGGTATCCTCAACGGCATAGACTATAAGGTGTTCGACCCGTCAAACGACGATAAGATATTCGCAAGCTTCAACGCCAAGAACTTCAAGAGCAAAAAAGCCGAGAACAAGACGAAGCTCCAGGAGCAGCTGGGTCTGCCCGTGGATAAGGACAAGTACATGATATGCATAATATCACGTCTTACCGACCAGAAGGGACTTGACCTTGTGAATTACGCTATGGAGCGTATTTGCGACGAGAATACCCAGTTCGTAATAATCGGAACGGGCGACCCAAAGTACGAGAATATGTTCAGGCACTATCAGTGGAAGTACCCCGAGAGAGTTTCCGCGAATATACTCTACAACGACGACCTTGCCCATAAGCTCTATGCGGCAGCGGATACAGTTCTCATGCCGTCGCTGTTTGAGCCCTGCGGACTTACTCAGCTCATCGCGCTCCGCTACGGAACTCTGCCTATAGTACGCGAAACAGGCGGCTTAAAGGACACAGTTACTCCATATAACGAGTTCGACGGAACAGGCAACGGCTTCTCGTTCGCAAACTTCAACGGCGACGAGATGCTAAATGCGATAAACTACTCCAAGAGGGTATACTACGACTACCGCAAACAGTGGGACGCTATGGTACAGCGTGCTATGGAGCAGGACTTCTCATGGAACAGCTCCGCCCGTCAGTATGAGGGCATGTACAGCTGGATGATAAACTGGTAA
- a CDS encoding DUF6056 family protein yields MQIDYKSGKNIYVYAVTAFFTVVIIFIYSMLCPYISDDWHFFFVWDAFYPHNNTQRVRSLGDIITSMQNYYNLSGGRVIPHFLTYCFLTVNKNIYNVCNSLMYPFLCWFLYRITRELSGSKNKWLYPIITLMTFFFCFAFGDNVLWLSGSINYMWMAVPFLGCISWLICRYDKASFLEKICIIPLFMFSAATNETTGGMLAVAIILFMPFLPKKQYFFLFIYLLVLIPGICFVVLAPGNRVRSEEIEQIKISVQFIFSVSEINVLYLSKKCIILNLLIFFDMLACYFGDKTISWKNKLRIYIPYLVGLSNVIALSLAGICSERALYFTELLIISTAICSCVSIYKRFSLLFPILLHICVIAIMVEGVAFIFFPSFSAPLSIAIGVLMILGSAIVLLLMKKNNDKLNEKIETVKEKTNKIYGKLLPTTIMVLCVLLCSDLYKYKKWSDDYRVYEQQHISLIRSNKIELAYLHYPDINPNRFVPGESYLVSSSYRTDWMAAYYGTDAEESVEDQ; encoded by the coding sequence ATGCAGATTGATTATAAGTCAGGAAAAAATATATATGTTTATGCTGTAACTGCTTTTTTTACGGTAGTTATCATTTTTATATACAGTATGTTATGTCCATACATTTCAGATGATTGGCACTTTTTTTTCGTTTGGGATGCTTTTTACCCTCACAATAATACGCAACGTGTCCGTTCATTAGGGGATATTATTACTTCTATGCAAAACTATTATAATCTCAGCGGTGGAAGAGTGATCCCACATTTTCTTACCTATTGCTTTTTGACTGTTAACAAGAATATCTATAATGTATGCAATTCACTGATGTATCCTTTTTTATGCTGGTTTTTATATCGAATTACAAGAGAACTTTCGGGTTCAAAAAACAAATGGCTGTATCCAATCATTACATTGATGACATTTTTTTTCTGTTTCGCATTTGGCGATAATGTTCTGTGGTTATCGGGTTCGATAAACTATATGTGGATGGCAGTCCCGTTTCTTGGCTGCATAAGCTGGCTTATTTGCAGATACGATAAAGCTTCATTTTTGGAGAAAATATGTATTATTCCATTGTTCATGTTTTCGGCAGCAACAAATGAAACAACAGGTGGTATGCTTGCTGTTGCTATTATCTTGTTTATGCCTTTCTTACCCAAAAAACAATATTTCTTTTTATTTATATATTTGCTGGTATTGATCCCAGGGATCTGTTTTGTCGTTCTTGCACCGGGAAATCGTGTTCGGAGTGAGGAGATAGAACAGATCAAAATAAGTGTTCAATTTATCTTTTCAGTGTCGGAAATAAATGTATTGTATTTGAGCAAAAAGTGTATTATATTAAATTTGCTGATTTTCTTCGATATGCTGGCTTGTTACTTTGGTGATAAGACAATTTCATGGAAAAATAAGCTGCGTATATATATACCGTATCTTGTAGGATTGAGCAATGTAATTGCACTAAGTTTGGCTGGTATTTGTTCGGAAAGAGCACTCTATTTTACAGAGCTCCTCATAATTTCAACTGCAATTTGCTCCTGCGTAAGTATTTATAAACGTTTCAGCTTACTATTTCCGATCTTGCTTCACATATGTGTTATTGCCATTATGGTAGAAGGTGTTGCTTTCATATTTTTTCCGTCTTTCTCTGCTCCGCTCAGTATAGCTATCGGCGTTCTGATGATCTTAGGCTCTGCAATAGTGCTTCTTCTCATGAAAAAGAATAATGATAAGCTGAATGAAAAGATAGAGACAGTCAAGGAAAAAACAAATAAAATCTATGGAAAGTTACTGCCGACGACGATAATGGTACTTTGTGTTCTTCTTTGTTCTGATCTGTATAAATACAAAAAGTGGAGTGACGATTATCGGGTATATGAGCAGCAGCATATCAGTCTTATAAGATCAAATAAAATTGAGCTAGCATATTTACATTATCCTGATATAAACCCAAACAGGTTCGTTCCGGGAGAATCATACCTCGTTTCATCATCTTATCGCACAGACTGGATGGCAGCTTATTATGGAACAGATGCTGAAGAATCGGTAGAGGATCAATAA